The DNA region TGTTGTAAACAGAAGGGCTCAAAAAATCACCGGCCATCACCAGGAAGGTGTTTGGGTTTTGTTGCTTGTATTCTTTTTTCAAAGCAGCTACCCGCGCCATTCCACCTTCTTTACCTGCAGCTAATGGTTGTATCTCGTACACATCGTTTACCTGTACAAATACTACTTCTATTTTTCCATCATCATTGGCGTTAGAAGGAACGTAGCCTGTAGTTTTACAAGAAGCCACAGCAAGGAAACATGCAGCTATTAACCAATTCTGTCTTTTCATGAACATGTATTTTTTAAAAATGCAAGTTAGCAGTTGTAGGAAAATGAAATCTTGATTGTAAGCAATAGTAAACAGATATTGCCGGGGAGTTAGATCATTTTTTTGTGAACGAGCAAGTATTTGAAAATGCTATCATTCAGAAATGATCGATCTATGGCTGGTTAATCATTTACATGTTATAGGCAACCTAGTATTCCCATATGCCAGGTTTTGTAAGCGGTGCATAAAATAGGCAAGCACAACATTCGCTCCTCTATCTTTATCAAAAAAGTTTTGGACCTACACGAAATATACCAACAGTTTGTACTAGGCTTGTTAGCCACCACATGGTATGAAGCATTAGCAGTAGTGGCTGGCATTACCAGTGTTTGGTTTTCTAAAAAGGAGAACATCCTGGTATATCCTGTTGGGCTGGTAAATACAATTTTATACGTCTACCTAAGTATAGATGCGCAGCTGTTTGGTGAAGCAACAGTGAATTTATACTACACCATCATGAGCATTTATGGCTGGTTGTTGTGGAGCAAAAAAGACCGGCAGCATCATCCTGTTTTACATGTTACGCATGCTACGGCTAAGGAGTGGTTACATCACCTGCTGTTCTTTGCCGCTTTTTATATAGCTATTTATGCTGCGCTGGTATATGTACAAAAAGCATTTTGGCCTGGAGCCATTCCATGGGCCGATGCACTAGCCAGTGCCACTGCATTCACTGGTATGTGGCTCATGGCAAAGAAAAAAGTGGAAAGCTGGATCTGGTGGATACTTACTAACATCGCTTCTATCCCTTTGTATTTTGTAAAAGGCTTCGTCTTTACCAGTGTGTATTATTTCATATTGTTGTTGCTTGCCTTTGCTGGGCTTGCAGAATGGAATAAAAGAGCTAAAGCAACTAAAAGAGAAGCACTGGTAACAGCATGAAACAACAAGAAAAAAAAGTAGTGATCATAGGGCCTGAGAGTACAGGTAAAAGCACTTTGTGTGAAGCACTTGCCAACCATTACCAAACTACATGGTGTGCTGAATATGCACGTGAATATTTACTCGAACATGGTGCGGATTACACGTATGAAGACCTGGTGGTAATTGCAAAAGGACAACTATCGCTTGAAGCAACCACTATTGATCAAGCAGCGGATTTATGGCAACAACAGCCGGTAAAAAGTACACCGGTGCCGCTGGTGTTTGTTGATACAGATATGTACGTGATGAAAGTATGGAGTGAGTTTGTTTTTGGTAAGGTGGATCCATTCATCCTGCAAAAAATAGATGAACAACATACTGACCTGTACCTG from Aridibaculum aurantiacum includes:
- the pnuC gene encoding nicotinamide riboside transporter PnuC; protein product: MDLHEIYQQFVLGLLATTWYEALAVVAGITSVWFSKKENILVYPVGLVNTILYVYLSIDAQLFGEATVNLYYTIMSIYGWLLWSKKDRQHHPVLHVTHATAKEWLHHLLFFAAFYIAIYAALVYVQKAFWPGAIPWADALASATAFTGMWLMAKKKVESWIWWILTNIASIPLYFVKGFVFTSVYYFILLLLAFAGLAEWNKRAKATKREALVTA
- a CDS encoding AAA family ATPase, with protein sequence MKQQEKKVVIIGPESTGKSTLCEALANHYQTTWCAEYAREYLLEHGADYTYEDLVVIAKGQLSLEATTIDQAADLWQQQPVKSTPVPLVFVDTDMYVMKVWSEFVFGKVDPFILQKIDEQHTDLYLLCNIDLPWVQDELREYPDLERRQQLFDIYKKIMENQDVQWVLVEGPHEQRIATAIAAVDLFLSSLT